One genomic window of [Clostridium] scindens ATCC 35704 includes the following:
- a CDS encoding tRNA (adenine(22)-N(1))-methyltransferase — MELSKRLTKVASLVTEGASVADIGTDHGYIPIYLIENQIAARAIALDINKGPLERARMHIVGHGLKGQIETRLSDGLKEVKPGEVDTMIAAGMGGGLVIKILREGKPVVDTLKSCILQPQSEIHRVRRYVAENQMKIVAEDMVEEDGKFYPIMKVEHGSSAPYTECEYLYGKCLLEEKHPVLKKYLDREMGIRESIFGQLSRRKGSESAARRMEEVREEIVMIREALEYFDR; from the coding sequence ATGGAACTATCAAAAAGACTTACCAAAGTTGCAAGTCTTGTGACAGAGGGCGCCTCTGTTGCAGATATTGGAACGGATCACGGCTATATTCCCATCTATCTGATCGAGAATCAGATAGCCGCAAGGGCGATTGCCCTGGATATCAATAAAGGGCCTCTGGAGAGGGCCAGAATGCATATTGTGGGCCACGGGCTGAAAGGGCAGATCGAGACCCGGCTGTCTGACGGGCTTAAGGAAGTGAAGCCCGGAGAAGTGGACACGATGATTGCCGCCGGGATGGGAGGCGGCCTGGTTATCAAGATACTAAGAGAGGGAAAGCCTGTGGTGGATACGCTTAAGTCCTGTATCCTGCAGCCCCAGTCAGAGATACATAGAGTCCGTCGTTATGTGGCAGAGAACCAGATGAAGATCGTGGCTGAGGATATGGTGGAAGAGGATGGCAAGTTCTACCCTATAATGAAAGTGGAGCATGGAAGCAGCGCGCCTTATACGGAGTGCGAATACCTGTATGGCAAATGCCTGCTGGAAGAAAAGCATCCGGTGCTTAAAAAGTACCTGGACCGGGAGATGGGCATCAGGGAAAGTATCTTTGGCCAGCTGAGCAGGCGAAAAGGCAGCGAAAGCGCTGCCAGGCGTATGGAAGAGGTACGCGAGGAGATCGTGATGATTCGGGAGGCTCTGGAGTATTTTGACAGATAA
- a CDS encoding Nif3-like dinuclear metal center hexameric protein encodes MLCKDVMDVIEAAYPREYALDWDNVGLLVGRDDKEVRRIYIALDATDEVIDAAIESQADMLVTHHPMIFGALKRINNLDFIGNRILKLIQSDISYYAMHTNYDVLGMARLSGEKMNLSKAEVLEATCENGPSDNGEEGIGRVADLDHPVTLQECGHEVKKSFQLNAVKIFGDLDARVRRIAISPGSGKSMIKAALDKKADVLITGDIGHHEGIDAVAQGLAVIDAGHYGIEHIFMEDMRQYLGSHLTDVEVMAAPIVHPFTIM; translated from the coding sequence ATGCTGTGTAAGGATGTAATGGATGTGATCGAAGCGGCTTATCCAAGAGAGTATGCGCTGGATTGGGATAATGTAGGCCTGCTGGTGGGAAGAGATGATAAGGAAGTAAGGCGGATCTATATTGCCCTGGACGCGACGGATGAAGTTATTGACGCGGCGATCGAAAGCCAGGCCGACATGCTGGTGACCCATCACCCTATGATATTCGGCGCATTAAAAAGAATCAATAATCTGGATTTTATAGGAAACAGGATACTGAAACTGATCCAAAGCGACATCTCTTACTATGCAATGCATACGAACTACGACGTGCTGGGAATGGCCCGGCTGTCAGGAGAGAAGATGAATCTTTCTAAGGCAGAGGTCCTGGAAGCCACCTGCGAGAATGGACCTTCGGATAACGGCGAGGAGGGGATCGGGAGAGTGGCAGATCTGGATCACCCGGTAACTTTGCAGGAATGCGGCCATGAGGTGAAGAAATCCTTCCAACTGAACGCCGTCAAGATATTTGGAGATCTTGATGCCAGAGTGCGCAGGATCGCCATCTCCCCCGGGTCTGGCAAGAGCATGATAAAGGCGGCGCTTGATAAGAAGGCGGATGTCCTTATCACAGGAGATATCGGCCATCATGAAGGGATTGACGCGGTGGCCCAGGGGCTGGCAGTCATTGACGCAGGTCACTATGGCATCGAGCATATTTTTATGGAAGATATGAGGCAGTATCTGGGCAGTCATCTGACGGATGTGGAGGTGATGGCGGCTCCGATCGTACATCCATTTACAATCATGTAG
- a CDS encoding extracellular solute-binding protein: MIKKILQRFYLVLIFVLLYAPIVTLMVLSFNKSKTRSKWGGFTTKWYVELFKNEQIMNALYTTLIIALLSALIATIIGTAAAIGIQAMHRKFRTTMMGVTNIPMLNADIVTGISLMLLFIAFRFSLGFSTILLAHITFNIPYVILSVMPKLKQTNVSTYEAALDLGASPVYAFFKVVFPDILPGVSSGFLLAFTMSLDDFIITHFTKGPGVDTLSTKIYSEVRKGIKPEMYALSTILFLSVLLLLILVNIAPDEKPDKHKAVTARSIRRHKAGRFLLRKVVPVMMALVVIVGGFFYGSKAATGGDNQVIVYNWGEYMDPETITMFEKETGIEVVYEEYETNEIMYPKIQSGAIAYDVVCPSDYMIQRMIENDLLAEIDFDNIPNIRNIGDTYMDQSRQFDPENKYSVPYCWGTVGILYNKTMVDEPIDSWSVLWDEKYKDNILMQDSVRDAFGVTLKYLGYSLNSTDLDELEAAKKLLIKQKPLVQAYVIDQVRDKMIGNEAAIGVIYSGEAIYTQWENPNLEYVIPKEGSNVWIDSWVIPKNAKHKENAEKFINFICRPDIAKMNFDYITYSTPNEAGRQLIEDPALRNSPIAFPDPEELANCETFKFLGDENDALYNELWREVKSK, encoded by the coding sequence TTGATCAAGAAAATCTTACAGCGTTTTTACCTGGTGCTCATCTTCGTGCTTCTGTACGCTCCTATCGTAACCTTGATGGTGCTGTCTTTCAATAAATCGAAGACACGCTCCAAATGGGGAGGATTTACCACCAAATGGTACGTAGAGTTATTCAAGAACGAGCAGATTATGAATGCCTTGTATACGACCCTGATCATAGCTCTTCTGTCCGCCCTGATCGCGACGATCATAGGAACGGCGGCGGCAATCGGGATCCAGGCCATGCACCGGAAATTCCGCACCACCATGATGGGGGTTACCAACATTCCCATGCTGAATGCGGATATTGTGACCGGCATCTCCCTGATGCTGCTCTTCATCGCATTTCGGTTTTCGCTGGGATTCTCGACCATACTGCTGGCTCACATTACCTTTAATATTCCTTATGTGATATTAAGCGTCATGCCCAAGCTAAAGCAGACCAATGTAAGCACTTACGAGGCGGCCCTGGACCTGGGGGCTTCTCCGGTCTATGCCTTCTTCAAGGTGGTATTCCCGGATATCCTTCCAGGCGTATCATCCGGATTCCTGTTGGCCTTTACCATGTCGCTGGATGACTTTATCATCACGCATTTTACCAAGGGCCCTGGAGTGGACACCCTGTCCACCAAGATATACAGTGAAGTTCGAAAAGGCATCAAGCCGGAAATGTACGCGCTCTCCACCATACTCTTCCTGTCCGTGCTCCTGCTGCTCATTCTGGTCAACATCGCGCCGGATGAAAAGCCGGATAAGCACAAGGCCGTTACCGCAAGAAGCATAAGGCGCCATAAGGCCGGCCGCTTCCTTCTTCGCAAGGTCGTTCCTGTCATGATGGCATTGGTGGTAATCGTGGGCGGCTTCTTCTATGGCTCCAAGGCAGCCACAGGAGGCGATAATCAAGTGATTGTCTACAATTGGGGAGAATATATGGACCCGGAGACTATCACCATGTTCGAGAAAGAGACGGGGATCGAGGTCGTCTATGAGGAATACGAGACCAACGAGATCATGTATCCCAAGATCCAGTCCGGCGCCATTGCTTATGACGTGGTCTGCCCTTCCGACTACATGATACAGAGAATGATAGAAAATGACCTGCTGGCAGAGATTGATTTTGACAACATCCCAAATATCAGGAATATCGGCGATACTTATATGGATCAGTCCAGGCAGTTCGACCCGGAGAACAAGTACTCCGTGCCATACTGCTGGGGAACGGTAGGTATCCTCTATAACAAGACCATGGTGGATGAGCCTATCGACAGCTGGTCCGTACTGTGGGATGAGAAATACAAGGATAATATCCTGATGCAGGACAGCGTGCGCGACGCGTTTGGAGTCACGCTGAAATATCTCGGCTACTCGCTTAATTCCACCGACCTGGATGAACTGGAGGCGGCCAAGAAGTTGCTGATCAAGCAGAAGCCTCTTGTGCAGGCCTACGTTATCGACCAGGTGCGAGACAAAATGATTGGCAATGAGGCCGCCATTGGCGTCATCTACTCCGGTGAAGCCATCTACACCCAGTGGGAGAATCCCAATCTGGAATACGTGATACCAAAAGAAGGTTCCAATGTGTGGATTGATTCCTGGGTCATTCCAAAGAACGCCAAGCACAAGGAAAATGCCGAGAAATTCATTAACTTCATCTGCCGCCCGGATATCGCGAAGATGAACTTTGACTACATCACCTACTCTACGCCGAATGAGGCCGGAAGGCAGCTGATTGAAGACCCTGCTCTTCGAAACAGCCCCATAGCCTTCCCGGATCCGGAAGAACTGGCGAACTGTGAGACCTTCAAATTCCTGGGAGATGAAAACGACGCCCTCTACAACGAACTGTGGCGGGAAGTCAAGTCAAAATAA
- a CDS encoding ABC transporter permease, whose amino-acid sequence MRRRLQLRNKTRKFKRLLAGPYLFWSVSFIIIPLLMIFYYGLTDKDGAFTLLNIANITTPENLKALGLALLLSFVSTVVCLLLAYPLAMILSNLGVNQSSFIVLIFILPMWMNFLLRTLAWQNLLEKNGVINVILDFLNLPALEIINTPYAIVLGMVYNFLPFMVLPIYNVLAKIDKDVIAAARDLGANNVQTFLRIILPLSVPGIISGITMVFVPALTTFVISDLLGGSKILLIGNVIEQEFKQGSNWHVGSGLSLVLMIFIIISMALIAKYDKDGEGTVF is encoded by the coding sequence ATGCGGAGGCGGTTACAATTGAGGAATAAGACAAGAAAATTCAAGCGGCTGCTGGCCGGACCTTATCTCTTCTGGTCAGTATCCTTTATCATCATCCCTCTCCTTATGATCTTTTACTATGGGCTGACCGACAAGGACGGGGCTTTTACGTTATTGAATATTGCAAATATTACGACGCCGGAGAACCTGAAAGCATTGGGGCTTGCCCTCCTGCTTTCCTTTGTGAGCACCGTGGTCTGCCTGCTCCTGGCCTATCCTCTGGCGATGATCCTGTCCAACCTGGGCGTTAACCAGTCCAGTTTTATCGTGCTGATCTTCATCCTGCCCATGTGGATGAATTTCCTTCTGCGTACCCTGGCATGGCAGAATCTTCTGGAGAAGAACGGAGTCATCAATGTGATCCTGGATTTCCTGAACCTTCCTGCCCTGGAGATCATCAATACGCCTTATGCCATTGTTCTGGGCATGGTCTATAACTTCCTGCCCTTCATGGTCCTTCCGATCTATAACGTGCTGGCCAAGATCGACAAGGATGTCATAGCGGCCGCGAGGGACTTGGGCGCCAATAATGTGCAGACATTCCTGCGCATCATCCTGCCTTTAAGCGTGCCTGGGATCATCAGCGGAATTACCATGGTATTCGTGCCCGCGCTGACCACTTTCGTCATCTCCGATTTGCTTGGCGGAAGCAAGATCCTGCTGATCGGCAATGTCATCGAGCAGGAATTCAAGCAGGGAAGCAACTGGCATGTGGGAAGCGGCCTGTCCCTGGTACTTATGATTTTTATTATCATCAGTATGGCATTGATTGCCAAATACGATAAAGATGGGGAGGGAACTGTATTTTGA
- a CDS encoding ABC transporter ATP-binding protein → MSHKLIDIVNISKSFGENLVLDDLNLYIRENEFLTLLGPSGCGKTTLLRILGGFESPDTGKVIFDGKNITELAPNKRQLNTVFQKYALFTNMTIAQNIAFGLKIKGKSQSYINDKIRYALKLVNLEGFEDRTPDSLSGGQQQRIAIARAIVNEPKVLLLDEPLGALDLKLRQDMQYELIRLKNELGITFVYVTHDQEEALTMSDTIVVMNQGYIQQIGTPEDIYNEPQNAFVADFIGESNILPATMVEDRLVKILGVNFPCVDEGFGRNKPVDAVIRPEDIDLVKPEEGIMEGVVTHLIFKGVHYEMEVLANNYEWLVHSTDMFPVGTEVGIKVDPFDIQIMKKPESEDAEAVTIEE, encoded by the coding sequence ATGTCACACAAATTAATCGATATTGTAAATATTTCAAAATCCTTTGGAGAAAACCTGGTCCTGGATGACCTGAACCTGTATATCCGAGAAAATGAATTTCTGACCCTGCTTGGGCCCAGCGGCTGTGGAAAGACCACCCTTCTTCGGATTCTGGGCGGCTTTGAGTCCCCGGATACCGGAAAGGTCATCTTTGACGGAAAGAATATTACGGAACTGGCCCCCAACAAGCGGCAGCTCAATACCGTATTCCAGAAATATGCCCTCTTTACCAATATGACCATTGCCCAGAATATCGCATTTGGCCTGAAGATCAAGGGCAAATCCCAGTCCTACATTAATGACAAGATTCGTTATGCCCTGAAACTGGTGAATCTGGAGGGATTTGAAGACAGGACTCCCGACTCCTTAAGCGGCGGCCAGCAGCAGCGTATCGCCATCGCACGGGCCATCGTTAATGAGCCTAAGGTTCTTCTTCTTGACGAGCCGCTGGGCGCGCTGGACTTAAAGCTGCGTCAGGATATGCAGTATGAATTGATCCGTCTCAAGAACGAGCTTGGCATCACCTTCGTATATGTTACCCATGACCAGGAGGAAGCCCTCACCATGTCCGATACCATCGTAGTCATGAATCAGGGCTACATCCAGCAGATCGGAACGCCGGAGGACATTTACAATGAGCCGCAGAATGCTTTCGTTGCCGACTTTATCGGCGAGAGCAACATTCTTCCTGCCACCATGGTAGAAGACCGGCTGGTTAAGATCCTGGGCGTCAATTTCCCTTGCGTGGATGAAGGCTTTGGACGCAACAAGCCGGTGGACGCAGTTATAAGGCCGGAGGATATTGATCTGGTGAAGCCGGAAGAAGGCATCATGGAGGGCGTAGTCACCCATCTGATCTTCAAGGGCGTGCATTATGAGATGGAAGTACTGGCCAATAACTACGAATGGCTGGTACACAGCACCGATATGTTCCCGGTAGGAACAGAGGTAGGAATCAAGGTAGATCCTTTCGATATACAGATTATGAAGAAACCTGAGTCTGAAGATGCGGAGGCGGTTACAATTGAGGAATAA
- a CDS encoding helix-turn-helix domain-containing protein — protein MEIGPKLRELRIAKNLTQEELADRAELSKGFISQLERDLTSPSIATLVDILQCLGTTINEFFSEDPEEQVVFHYEDYFEKEDTELLNKTEWIIPNAQKNMMEPIRLTLKPGGSTYRDVPHEGEEFGYVLKGTVKIHIGKKVYTAKKGESFYFTPHSEHYIEAPNSTGATIIWVSTPPSF, from the coding sequence ATGGAAATAGGCCCGAAATTAAGAGAACTGCGAATTGCCAAGAATCTTACCCAGGAAGAACTGGCGGACCGGGCGGAACTGTCCAAAGGATTCATCTCCCAGCTGGAGCGGGACCTTACTTCTCCTTCCATTGCTACCCTGGTAGACATTCTGCAATGCCTGGGGACTACCATCAATGAATTCTTCAGCGAAGACCCGGAAGAGCAGGTCGTCTTCCACTATGAAGATTATTTTGAAAAGGAAGATACGGAACTTTTGAATAAGACCGAGTGGATCATCCCCAACGCCCAGAAGAATATGATGGAGCCTATCCGCCTCACGCTCAAGCCAGGCGGTTCCACCTACCGGGATGTCCCCCATGAAGGGGAAGAGTTCGGATATGTGCTAAAAGGTACCGTTAAGATCCATATCGGGAAAAAAGTCTACACTGCCAAAAAAGGGGAATCTTTTTACTTCACCCCACATTCCGAGCATTATATAGAGGCTCCAAACAGCACTGGCGCCACCATCATCTGGGTCAGCACGCCGCCCAGTTTCTAA
- the aroC gene encoding chorismate synthase, producing the protein MAGSTYGTLFTMTTWGESHGPAIGVVVDGCPAGIPLSEGDIQRFLDRRKPGQSKYTTARSESDQVEILSGVFEGRTTGTPISLMVRNQDQRSRDYGKIKDCYRPGHADYTFDSKYGFRDYRGGGRTSGRETIGRVAAGAIASKMLDQLGIHLRAYTKAIGSIVVPESAYDYDCIVHNSLYMPSDDYAQRASAYLEQCIKEQDSSGGIVECRINGMPAGIGDPVFQKLDACLARALMSIGAVKGIEIGDGFEAAASKGSINNDAFLNCQGNICKKTNHSGGTLGGLSDGSPIILRAAIKPTPSISKPQQTVTREGEETTITITGRHDPVIVPRAVVVVESMAAITIADLLMTGMSSNMENLLKIYQK; encoded by the coding sequence ATGGCTGGATCAACTTATGGAACCTTATTTACAATGACTACCTGGGGGGAATCCCACGGGCCGGCAATCGGCGTCGTCGTCGACGGATGTCCGGCAGGGATTCCTCTCTCAGAAGGCGATATCCAGAGATTCCTTGACCGAAGGAAGCCCGGACAGAGCAAATATACCACTGCCCGCAGCGAATCAGATCAGGTGGAGATCCTCTCCGGCGTGTTCGAAGGGCGCACCACCGGTACTCCCATCTCGCTCATGGTGCGCAACCAGGATCAGCGTTCCAGGGACTACGGAAAGATCAAGGACTGCTACCGTCCGGGACATGCCGACTATACCTTTGATTCCAAATACGGATTCCGCGACTATCGCGGCGGAGGACGCACCTCCGGCAGGGAGACCATCGGGCGGGTTGCCGCCGGAGCCATCGCTTCCAAGATGCTGGATCAGCTTGGGATCCATCTAAGAGCCTACACCAAGGCGATCGGCAGCATCGTGGTTCCCGAATCTGCCTATGATTATGATTGCATTGTCCATAATAGTCTATACATGCCCAGCGACGATTATGCACAAAGGGCTTCCGCTTACCTGGAACAATGCATCAAAGAGCAGGATTCTTCCGGCGGAATCGTGGAATGCCGCATCAACGGCATGCCTGCCGGTATCGGCGATCCTGTCTTCCAGAAGCTGGATGCCTGCCTTGCCAGGGCATTGATGTCCATTGGCGCAGTAAAGGGCATCGAGATCGGCGACGGCTTTGAGGCCGCCGCCTCTAAGGGAAGCATAAACAACGACGCCTTCTTAAACTGCCAGGGCAATATCTGCAAGAAGACCAATCATTCTGGCGGAACCTTGGGCGGCTTAAGCGATGGCAGCCCCATCATCTTAAGGGCAGCCATCAAGCCTACGCCTTCCATCTCAAAGCCTCAGCAGACGGTGACCCGGGAAGGCGAAGAGACCACCATCACTATCACCGGCAGGCACGACCCCGTCATCGTTCCAAGAGCCGTGGTGGTGGTGGAATCCATGGCCGCGATCACTATAGCGGATCTTCTGATGACCGGCATGTCCAGCAACATGGAGAACCTTCTGAAAATCTATCAAAAATAG
- a CDS encoding L,D-transpeptidase family protein, giving the protein MGDTGKRADEIIEETMKEIYDDLNSSDAFKETDDDYEDSQEEEIDMEDDDSADISADDGVLETDRFDEIDDEDSLEEFDDIKDEELEYDELEDDDMEETDIVKAAKKKKRKKTAAIVAGIIIGVLVLIYVGFAIFFSSHFMFFTKINGTDFSLKSVSQVEAYMKQQVADYVLTLKESDGGSEKISGSDISLVYVPGEQLEKLAKKQNNFLWITSLWNHPKITSEIGVEYDKDALAKITEGLECLKPENQTVSVDAHPEFQNDKFVVVPEVVGTQIDTEKFNEAVTKAINGFKPTLDLFKTGCYILPRFVSDSQEVVAATDAMNSYLGANVTYDFNPATEVVDASVISQWVTVDADMNVTFNEEAVRAFIQSLADKYDTKGKPRTFTTATGNTVNVTGGSYGWKIDQEAEYNALIANIQNAETVTREPNYASRAASHEGNDVGSTYAEVDLSNQMMYFVQNGQVVLQSGIVTGNPNKGNGTPQGVYSLAYKALDQVLRGTKKPDGTYEYETPVKFWMPFNGGIGFHDATWQSSFGGSRYQTNGSHGCVNLPYDVAAQLYNLITAGTPVVCHY; this is encoded by the coding sequence ATGGGTGATACAGGAAAAAGAGCAGATGAGATTATTGAAGAGACCATGAAAGAAATCTATGATGACCTCAATAGTTCTGATGCTTTTAAAGAAACGGATGATGATTATGAAGATTCCCAGGAAGAAGAAATTGATATGGAAGATGATGATAGCGCTGACATATCTGCTGATGACGGTGTTCTTGAGACAGACAGATTCGATGAGATAGACGATGAAGATAGTCTGGAAGAGTTTGACGATATAAAAGACGAAGAATTAGAATATGATGAATTGGAAGATGACGATATGGAAGAGACCGATATAGTGAAGGCGGCAAAGAAAAAGAAACGCAAGAAGACGGCGGCGATCGTGGCAGGCATCATTATCGGAGTCCTGGTCCTGATCTATGTGGGATTTGCCATATTCTTTAGCAGCCATTTCATGTTCTTTACGAAGATCAATGGGACGGACTTCTCTCTGAAAAGCGTAAGCCAGGTGGAGGCCTATATGAAGCAGCAGGTGGCGGATTATGTCTTAACGCTTAAAGAATCTGATGGCGGAAGCGAGAAGATCAGCGGCTCTGATATCTCTCTTGTGTATGTTCCGGGCGAACAACTTGAGAAACTGGCTAAGAAGCAGAATAATTTCCTTTGGATCACTTCCCTGTGGAATCATCCGAAGATTACATCAGAGATTGGCGTGGAATATGACAAGGATGCCCTTGCAAAGATAACGGAAGGCCTGGAATGCCTGAAGCCGGAGAACCAGACTGTTTCCGTGGATGCCCATCCGGAATTCCAGAACGACAAGTTTGTAGTGGTTCCAGAAGTGGTAGGCACCCAGATTGATACGGAGAAGTTTAATGAGGCCGTGACCAAGGCCATCAATGGATTCAAGCCGACTTTGGACCTGTTCAAGACAGGATGCTATATATTGCCAAGGTTTGTATCTGATTCACAAGAAGTCGTAGCGGCTACAGATGCCATGAACAGTTATCTGGGAGCAAACGTTACATATGACTTTAATCCGGCTACGGAAGTGGTGGACGCTTCCGTCATATCCCAATGGGTAACCGTGGATGCAGATATGAACGTGACTTTTAATGAAGAAGCGGTAAGAGCCTTTATCCAGTCCCTGGCGGATAAGTACGATACCAAGGGCAAGCCCAGGACATTTACGACGGCAACCGGCAATACGGTAAATGTGACAGGCGGAAGTTATGGATGGAAGATTGATCAGGAGGCAGAGTACAATGCGCTGATTGCTAATATCCAGAATGCGGAGACCGTTACCAGAGAGCCCAATTATGCGAGCCGCGCTGCAAGCCACGAAGGAAATGACGTGGGCAGCACCTACGCGGAGGTGGACCTGTCTAACCAGATGATGTATTTCGTTCAGAACGGCCAGGTGGTACTACAGTCAGGAATCGTGACCGGGAATCCGAACAAAGGAAACGGAACGCCGCAGGGAGTCTATTCCCTGGCATATAAGGCGCTGGATCAGGTGCTGAGAGGAACCAAGAAGCCGGATGGAACCTATGAGTATGAGACGCCGGTGAAGTTCTGGATGCCATTCAACGGAGGAATCGGCTTCCATGACGCTACATGGCAGTCATCCTTCGGCGGATCCAGGTATCAGACCAATGGCTCTCACGGATGCGTAAACCTGCCTTATGACGTGGCAGCCCAGCTTTATAACCTGATCACAGCGGGAACGCCGGTGGTGTGCCATTACTAG
- the tgt gene encoding tRNA guanosine(34) transglycosylase Tgt: MYELLKKDGLAKRGRLHTVHGVIETPVFMNVGTAAAIKGAVSTTDLQEIKTQVELSNTYHLHVRPGDEVIKKLGGLHKFMVWDKPILTDSGGFQVFSLAGLRRIKEEGVYFNSHIDGRKIFMGPEESMQIQSNLASTIAMAFDECPSSIAEKDYIEKSVDRTTRWLIRCKKEMERLNSLPDTINQEQMLFGINQGGIYEDIRIRHAKEIADLHLDGYAIGGLAVGESHEDMYRILDAVVPHLPQNAPTYLMGVGTPANILEAVDRGVDFFDCVYPSRNGRHGHVYTRHGKLNLYNARYELDERPIEEGCRCPACRTYSRAYIRHLLKAKEMLGMRLCVLHNLYFYNSMMEEIRQAIEEGRYQEYKKEKLDGLMSGRE; encoded by the coding sequence ATGTATGAATTATTAAAGAAGGATGGTCTTGCCAAAAGAGGAAGATTGCATACAGTACATGGGGTCATTGAGACCCCTGTATTTATGAATGTGGGAACAGCGGCTGCCATAAAGGGAGCCGTCTCGACCACGGATTTACAGGAAATCAAGACACAGGTGGAACTTTCCAACACTTATCATCTGCATGTCCGTCCGGGAGATGAAGTGATAAAGAAGTTGGGAGGCCTTCACAAGTTCATGGTCTGGGACAAGCCGATCCTGACGGATTCCGGCGGGTTCCAGGTTTTTTCTCTGGCAGGACTTCGAAGAATCAAGGAAGAGGGAGTGTATTTCAACTCCCACATTGATGGCAGGAAGATCTTCATGGGCCCGGAAGAGAGCATGCAGATTCAGTCGAATCTGGCCTCTACCATCGCCATGGCTTTCGATGAATGTCCGTCAAGCATAGCCGAGAAGGACTATATTGAGAAGTCGGTGGACCGGACGACTCGGTGGCTGATACGCTGCAAGAAAGAGATGGAGCGTCTGAACAGCCTGCCGGATACGATCAATCAGGAGCAGATGCTCTTTGGAATCAATCAGGGAGGCATCTATGAAGATATCCGTATCCGCCATGCCAAGGAGATCGCAGATCTTCATCTGGACGGGTACGCCATTGGAGGGCTTGCTGTCGGCGAGTCGCATGAGGATATGTACCGGATTCTGGACGCTGTCGTGCCGCATCTTCCGCAGAATGCGCCTACTTATCTGATGGGCGTGGGAACGCCAGCCAATATTCTGGAGGCTGTGGATCGGGGGGTAGACTTCTTTGACTGCGTATATCCCAGCAGAAACGGCAGGCACGGACACGTGTATACCAGGCACGGGAAGTTAAACCTTTACAATGCCAGATACGAACTGGATGAGCGCCCGATCGAAGAAGGATGCAGATGTCCTGCCTGCCGCACATATTCAAGAGCCTATATCCGCCATCTGCTGAAAGCAAAAGAGATGCTGGGAATGAGGCTGTGCGTGCTGCATAACCTGTATTTCTACAATTCTATGATGGAAGAGATCCGCCAGGCAATTGAAGAAGGACGGTATCAGGAGTATAAAAAAGAGAAGCTTGATGGGCTTATGTCCGGCAGGGAATAA
- the yajC gene encoding preprotein translocase subunit YajC: MYTLAAQSSGGSWALLFVVYAVIFGGFWFIFIRPQKKEQKRVQSMISEMEVGDTVLTTSGFYGVIIDISDDDVIVEFGSNRNCRIPMQKAAIAQVEKASAE; encoded by the coding sequence ATGTACACATTAGCAGCACAGAGTTCAGGAGGAAGTTGGGCATTACTGTTTGTAGTATATGCAGTAATCTTTGGCGGTTTCTGGTTTATCTTTATAAGGCCACAGAAGAAGGAACAGAAGAGAGTTCAGTCCATGATTTCTGAGATGGAAGTAGGAGATACCGTTCTTACGACCAGCGGTTTTTATGGAGTTATAATCGATATCAGCGATGACGATGTTATCGTAGAATTCGGAAGCAACCGGAATTGCCGTATTCCGATGCAGAAAGCAGCGATCGCTCAGGTAGAGAAGGCTTCTGCCGAGTAA